DNA from Ochotona princeps isolate mOchPri1 chromosome 7, mOchPri1.hap1, whole genome shotgun sequence:
TCATGTATGCTCATGAAGGCATTTATGGAAATAGTTTTGCATTAGCAGGCTATTTCCCTCCTAAATCAAGGCAATTCCTTTTATTTTAGGTACCTGGCAGTACAAGAGCGAAAGTGACAAGATCCTGGTGCAGTCAGTCTGTATTCAAATCAGAGGGCAAATTCTGCAAAAGCTAGGTACCTGCATGGgacatcactttcttcaaggtTTACTTACAAAGTCGGGTTGTGAGATTTTACTGTGGAATTTTCTTACCATGGCTGGCTAAATGTTATTGATCCCcacttttcttattttcctcaTCAAAAAGAAATGGCATTTAATATCCTAGGAGtgttataaatattaataaaacaaaatattttttctactgGGTATTGTTAGAGAAATCTACCATTGTATGTTGTGGCTAGTCACAATAGAGTTATTGATATTATGTCCAGCTTCTGACTAGTtcagcaggatcccatgtggtatGGTGATATCTGTCTCTAAACCCGTCATAGCACCTCacttattcattctttaacataTTTATGACATTTTTAAGCAAAGTTACAGAGCTGAATTATTTATTAAATGTACACTAAAGGGTTTGAAAAATTTAGCAGGAAATCATTGGAAACAGCAGAAGTAGCtatatttatgtaatatatattcaGTTAAAGTAGAATTATGCATAATTATTCCTTTttccagtgaaataaaaaaatctgtattaaaCAAATTGAAAAAGATGACTTTGTCAGCCTAATCCGTTCCTACAGTTTCCCAGTGGGATaaatggatttttattctttattatttttcaaggATATTTTTTAACATGGAAACAGATAATAGCAGTTTCTACCCTGCTCTCCtcatatcttttgttttttttttcagggatgtGGTATGAAGCAGCAGAATTAATATGGGCCTCCATCATAGGATACATGACTCTTCCTCAGCTAGATAAGAAGGTGGCTTAGCActtgtttctctccttccctgtgtttGTCTTTGGCTGGCTGCTAGCTCCTGATGGCACATGCTTATCATGCATTCATCTGTGCTGATTTTATTTGTTCTGCATGGGCCTATGGCCAGAAGCACGTGGTCTTCTGCATGCTCTGTTTATGTGCAGATAGACTCCTCGCAGAGGTTTAGAGCTTCCATTGGCTTCCTAACTATGTGTTTGTATATTTGCTTCTACTGGTCCTTAAATCAGTCTTAATGAAATATTGATTCCATAGCAACATTGAGATGACCAGGTTGCTTAATATAAAATCATTTTCCTTGAGTTGAGTGGGCCAAGACTTCAACTAATTGTTTAAGTTGCATATTTATTCAAGAAGTCGGAAGCACCATTTGCTTCCTCTTTACCACTTCCACTCTGTAATTCTGGGGAGTATTTTTGTCCTTCTCTGAAGCATCAGGTTAGTGCGTTTGCTGAGCTGTGTCAGCAGACTTGCTGCCTATGATGCTTCCACAACGTGGTTAGAATGTGATGTGAGAACACTCCCACAGACCAATGGCTCAGGCAGAGCACAGGGAAACCCAACTAGGAAAGCTCTCTATTCACATGGGATCCATATGACTCAGAAGCAATGCTCTAACCAAGCCTGTGGAACATGGTCTATTAGTATCTCCACGAGGAGGACCCTGTGGAACAACTGTTAAGATAGCTCTTAGGACATTAGAATTTTATATGGGAatgggatggttcaagtcctcattttgcttctgatccagcttcctgtataagtgcactctggaaggcagcaggtaagaGCTCCAGTATTTGAGTCCTGTCAGTCATGTAgcagacctggataaagttccaagctcttggcttcagcctggtgcagccccagccatACGGGCATTTTGGGAGTTGAACtggggattctctctctctctctctctctctctctctctctctctctctctctctctctctctctctcctctctgtctgcctttcaaagaaataaaaataatttttaagaaaatatatctCTAGTGTCTTGATAACAATAGGTCAGTGACTCATATGCAGGGCTAAGCAATGCTTGTGGGACATGAGAGGAGAGCTGGGATCAACCTAAACTACCCATCTGTGGCTTGTCTGTGTTTTCTTTACAGGGCATTGCCACATCGCTAGGCATACTGGCAGACATCTTTGTTTCCATGAGCAAGAAAGATTATGAAAAGTTTAGAAACAACCCACAAATTAACTTGGTAATTattatttctcaaaataaataaatggttcagGGTTGGGGGATGTCACCTGGAAAACAGCCATCCATATCCTTCCTGGCTGTGGTTAGTCATGGAGCTACATCTCCCTTGTGCGTGCCTGAGATTCTGGGGTTGACATCTGTGGTGTCCTGTTTTACCTCATTATCCCAGCACCTGGGACAGTGTCAAACACACAGCGAGTATTCAGATATTTCCTGGAATGAATGGATATCAAAGGGATCCCAAGACccatttatttcctttcaaatCAGCACAAGACTCAGCTTGTGAACTCTGCTCATCCCTACGATTATTTTATAACTTCAGTCACCATCAGTCACGTTCCAGACTTAACTTCAGCAATAATGCTGATGATGTTTGTATGTCACTTTAAAATTCATGAAGTATGCCCACCAACACGAAACTCCATGAGGTAAGTATAGCAAAGCGTATCATTCccatttcagagaaaaataacCTGAGACCCAGAAAAATGAAGTAATCTTTGCAGATGGCCAACAAGTAAGAAAGAGAATTGGGAGAACAAACAGGTCTCTGATAGACCTGGATCATTGGAGCAGACATTGAACTGCTCCCCACATGGCACTGGGTTGGAGATTTTTGCTATTGTGATCTCTAACCAGTTTTGTCAAACATCCAAACTGGCCATAGTAACCACATTCAACTCTCACTCACTACTAGCAAGCTGACCTGTATGTTGTTGCTCTTCTGTCATTCCAAAGAAGAAAGAGGGTAATGGACCTTGTTTATTGATGTTGATCCCAATGATGTTTAAAACTTCAAACATCCTTCCCTCCCTGGACCTGGCTGTTTCTCCACCTTATTTTTCTATGGAACATTTATTACTGTCTCAAGTATTATGTGTTTTCCTGCATTCTATGTGTTGACTTGTCCCTCCGCCCCTGCAGAAAATAATTTCATAGCTAGGTTACTCTCtgttgtgtcctcacatctgtaACAGTGTCTGGAATATGGAGGTATTCACTATGTATTTCTGGAATGAATACATAAATCCTAATTCCTGTGAGGACATCAATTAAAGGGCTTTTAGCCAAGAACAGTGTAAAAGCGATTGATTAATCTGGCTGAGTTCTTCTGAAAAAGAATTGCTACCAACTTTCAAAGAAGCTGATTTGAATTTTATTCTGTCCCAGTAGATATTATACACTTTAGCACTTGCTTCGCCCCTTTGGGCCACGGTTGGTGGATGGAGGGTGTGTGGGTGCTGGAACAAGGCTACTTGATGCCCTGAGATCTTTAGATGCATTCATTTTTCCTTGGTACTGGTTGGTCTTAATGGATGGTAAGAAGGGGCAAGGCGCCCCTCAAAATGTtgagagaaaagcaaaggaattTCAAAGCCTGGTCGGCTAAAGGAAGAATAATTGTTATCTGTTTGCCTCTTCTTTTCCCACAGGATCTGCTCAAGGAGTTTGACCACCGTTTGCTGTCAGCTGCAGAAGCCTGCAAGCTGGCAGCTGTTTTCAGTGCCTATACACCCCTGTTCGTGCTCACAGCAATGGTAAGGAGGGAAGGATACCTCTTGCAAAAGGAAGCTTTTGATGCCAGTAAGGGGAGTGAAAGTCTAACCTTAGAATGGCTTTTGTGTCCCGTCTAGTGGCTAAGCTTATCTGTCCCGAGCACAGCATGCTGTCTCTGATCTCAAACAATAGTTCCCCCAACTGATGGCACATCAGAATGTCCCAAGGAGTCTTTGGCAGAATATGTATTCCCAGACACCACCTAGACCCACTAAATGCAACTGTTGGGGATTGATACCTAGATATATGAGATTTTGAAATGCAGTTGATCTTCCACACTCTTAGGTCCTGAATTCATGAAATCAATCAACTGTGAAtcaaaatatttggggaaaaatgCAGCTAAACATCTATAGACTTTCACCATTATTCCTACAGCAGTACGGTGTTGCAACTATGTAGTTATAACGTCAAATATCTGAGAGGTTGACATTATAAGTGAGCTTGAAAATATTCCAAGTATACATGAGGTTGTGCATGGCATGCATTCAAATACCTATGGGCATTTATGGAGTTTGGTATTTAAAGGGTAGCCTGGAACCAGTTCCCCAAGAAACACAAAGGACTGCTATATTAACCAGATCATTTAGATACAGCGATGGTTTTGGAGACCACTTATGAATTTGTTTTGGCTATCACTAAATGAGTTCTATGCTTGCCTGTAGAAAAGTCTTATTTGCAAAGTGATATATCTGTGTCCCATGTAAAGATAGATAAAATGCAGAGCACCAGCAACTGTAAATCTATCATGTTCAACCCAGAAGCATCAAGGCTACAGCAGGATGAAAGTTCAAGCTAATTTCTCACCCCTTCATGCCAATCACCTGTATCCCAGGACCTCTGGATTCACGAAGACCTCAAGTTGTTGACTCAGTGTTTGGCAGTGTGTTATCCCTTACAACATTCACAGCTGTTTTTTGTTCTCTTATAATATTTCCAGTGATTTCCCTCCTATAAAAAGCTTGTCCTGATTCCAGTTTTCAACTGAATAACTGATTCTGCATTTGGTACTTTCCTCAGAACATCCGTGGCACCTGCTTTTTGTCCTACAGTGGTTCTAATGACTGTCCTCCAGAACTGAAAAATGTGTACCTGTGTGAAGCTAAGGAGGCCTTTGAAATTGGTCTTCTCACCAAGAAGGATGAAAAGCCTGTTGCTGGAAAACAGGAACTCCACAATTTTCTCAAAGCTGCTTATGGGCTCATTACAGTGCACCGAAGACTCCACGGGGAGACGGAGGCAGTGCGTATTGCGAGTAAGCTCTGTAGTGAAGCTGTGGGGGAGCTGTACTCTTTCAGTACTTCATCCCAAAGCCAGGATAGAGAAGGCCTATCTCAGGAAATCATGTCTGTCATCACCCTGGTCAAGGAACATTTTCAAGTTAAAAGCTTCTCGACTTCAGATGAAAGGTCTTACGTCCCAGAAAGTTTCAAAAACAGGTTGGATAAACCCATTATGCATGGGCAAGTGGATTTCCAAAAAATCCTTGAATCCTACACACAACACCACTCTTCTGTGTGTGAGGTCTTTGAAAGCACTTGCAGAAATAACCCACATAAACGGAAAGACCCTCAAACAGAAACCTGCATCACTGCTCTGAAAACAGAAACCGAAAACATGTATACTATGAGTGCAACTCAAGATAAACCATGCCCTCAAAAGGGCACAGGAAGCACCCCCTTGCAGATGGCTAACAGTGAGCTAGAGAAACTCAACAAGATAACGAGAAGAAACTGGACTGATTCTAATGCCTTTCCAGGCTCTGTGACTCAAAacatggagacagagacagagccacCCAATTGCCACAATGGAGGGGGCGCTGTTCTGAGCATATCTCTTAGCGACAACCAGAGCTCTGGTTCTTGGTACAAGTTATCAGGATCTGCTTCTTCTACAAGCTGGGAGGAAGTGAATGTTGATGACTGGTCAGCCAGAAAAGAGACTAAGAAAGAAGAGCACTGTGTGGATACTGAGTGTTCCACAGCCTTCTCTGAGGGGCTGCAAGATAAGGAAGACAGGGCTATGCATGTGTTATCTTCAGAGCTTTGTGCTCTCTCTTTCCATGAAGCTAGGGATGACTGTTTAGGATCTCCTCAATGCAAGCAGCACCCATCCTTGCCTTCAGCTAGTTTGCCTTCTCATAACACAGGCTGTATGCTGGCCTCTGATGCAGTGCAGTCAGAACAAGTCCCAGAAGACATCCAGGAAGCCAGAAAGAGTGAGCTCAGAAAGACCTCTACCCACTCCAAGCCTTCATACAGTTCTACTTCTTGGTCTTCTGATTCCGATGATCTCAAGAACATGACCACATATCCTTCAATCCATGTAGAGCTCTTTGAAACAGTAGGTGAGTTTCCAGAAACCAGCTGTGCTTCTGGAGAGAcacaagaaaaagagaagacaaaGGCAATCACTCTAAGAAGCACAGGCCCTGCCTTTCGAGATGGACCCTGCTGCGCTGACccagaagcagaaacagcagaAAGTGTGGAGGAAGCACATTTGGGCATGCAGAGATTCCTGCACAATTCTCTAGGTGGCAGTTCCATGATGGCCTGTAGCTCTCTTGCTCCTCATAGGCTCGTTCAAAATTCTGACACAGGAATATGTAGTGGCTCCAATGAGGAAGAAGGTATTGATCCCGATGCCTCCACAGTGGATGAAGGGGGCCAGCTACTTCAAAGCACGGAAGTGCACCCCACAGGCGGGCAAGGCTGTCACAGATCCCATACCGGGATGCATCCACCTGGTCAGAGGTCAG
Protein-coding regions in this window:
- the ALPK1 gene encoding alpha-protein kinase 1 isoform X2, whose protein sequence is MNNQKAVAALLQECKQVLDHLLMEAAPDVSEEDKREDQRCRASLPSELRILLQEAKEMKWPFVPEKWQYKQTVVPEDKTNLQDVIGAGLQPLLESLRASILARDCATASAIVFLADRFLYGLDVSEKLLQVAKGLHRLQPATPIAPQVVIRQARISLNSGKLLKAEYILSSLISNNGATGTWQYKSESDKILVQSVCIQIRGQILQKLGMWYEAAELIWASIIGYMTLPQLDKKGIATSLGILADIFVSMSKKDYEKFRNNPQINLDLLKEFDHRLLSAAEACKLAAVFSAYTPLFVLTAMNIRGTCFLSYSGSNDCPPELKNVYLCEAKEAFEIGLLTKKDEKPVAGKQELHNFLKAAYGLITVHRRLHGETEAVRIASKLCSEAVGELYSFSTSSQSQDREGLSQEIMSVITLVKEHFQVKSFSTSDERSYVPESFKNRLDKPIMHGQVDFQKILESYTQHHSSVCEVFESTCRNNPHKRKDPQTETCITALKTETENMYTMSATQDKPCPQKGTGSTPLQMANSELEKLNKITRRNWTDSNAFPGSVTQNMETETEPPNCHNGGGAVLSISLSDNQSSGSWYKLSGSASSTSWEEVNVDDWSARKETKKEEHCVDTECSTAFSEGLQDKEDRAMHVLSSELCALSFHEARDDCLGSPQCKQHPSLPSASLPSHNTGCMLASDAVQSEQVPEDIQEARKSELRKTSTHSKPSYSSTSWSSDSDDLKNMTTYPSIHVELFETVGEFPETSCASGETQEKEKTKAITLRSTGPAFRDGPCCADPEAETAESVEEAHLGMQRFLHNSLGGSSMMACSSLAPHRLVQNSDTGICSGSNEEEGIDPDASTVDEGGQLLQSTEVHPTGGQGCHRSHTGMHPPGQRSESPSSSESGNSPFAVLSEDCTTTEEDRPLKRVLPRSLWPSSPTAPWRQVSEVSSGSSEGESSWSLLNSNGGSISLPGNIRQEILEARTLQPDDFEKLLAGVRHDWLFQRLENTGIFKPNQLQRAHNALLLKYSKNSELWTAQETAVYLGDYLHVKKKGRQRKAFWVHYLHQDEILGRYVGKEYNEQKGLWHHFTDVERQMTAQHYVTEFNKRLYEQDIPTQIFYIPSTILLPEIACYYS
- the ALPK1 gene encoding alpha-protein kinase 1 isoform X1 — protein: MNNQKAVAALLQECKQVLDHLLMEAAPDVSEEDKREDQRCRASLPSELRILLQEAKEMKWPFVPEKWQYKQTVVPEDKTNLQDVIGAGLQPLLESLRASILARDCATASAIVFLADRFLYGLDVSEKLLQVAKGLHRLQPATPIAPQVVIRQARISLNSGKLLKAEYILSSLISNNGATGTWQYKSESDKILVQSVCIQIRGQILQKLGMWYEAAELIWASIIGYMTLPQLDKKGIATSLGILADIFVSMSKKDYEKFRNNPQINLDLLKEFDHRLLSAAEACKLAAVFSAYTPLFVLTAMNIRGTCFLSYSGSNDCPPELKNVYLCEAKEAFEIGLLTKKDEKPVAGKQELHNFLKAAYGLITVHRRLHGETEAVRIASKLCSEAVGELYSFSTSSQSQDREGLSQEIMSVITLVKEHFQVKSFSTSDERSYVPESFKNRLDKPIMHGQVDFQKILESYTQHHSSVCEVFESTCRNNPHKRKDPQTETCITALKTETENMYTMSATQDKPCPQKGTGSTPLQMANSELEKLNKITRRNWTDSNAFPGSVTQNMETETEPPNCHNGGGAVLSISLSDNQSSGSWYKLSGSASSTSWEEVNVDDWSARKETKKEEHCVDTECSTAFSEGLQDKEDRAMHVLSSELCALSFHEARDDCLGSPQCKQHPSLPSASLPSHNTGCMLASDAVQSEQVPEDIQEARKSELRKTSTHSKPSYSSTSWSSDSDDLKNMTTYPSIHVELFETVGEFPETSCASGETQEKEKTKAITLRSTGPAFRDGPCCADPEAETAESVEEAHLGMQRFLHNSLGGSSMMACSSLAPHRLVQNSDTGICSGSNEEEGIDPDASTVDEGGQLLQSTEVHPTGGQGCHRSHTGMHPPGQRSESPSSSESGNSPFAVLSEDCTTTEEDRPLKRVLPRSLWPSSPTAPWRQVSEVSSGSSEGESSWSLLNSNGGSISLPGNIRQEILEARTLQPDDFEKLLAGVRHDWLFQRLENTGIFKPNQLQRAHNALLLKYSKNSELWTAQETAVYLGDYLHVKKKGRQRKAFWVHYLHQDEILGRYVGKEYNEQKGLWHHFTDVERQMTAQHYVTEFNKRLYEQDIPTQIFYIPSTILLILEGRTIKGCVSVEPYMLGEFVKLSNNAKVVKTEYKATEYGLAYGHFSYEYSNHRDVVVDLQGWVTGDGKGLIYLTDPQIHSVDQKGVATNFGKRGIFYFFNYQHVTCNEICHRLSLTRPSTGK